A genomic segment from Desulfonatronum lacustre DSM 10312 encodes:
- a CDS encoding anti-sigma regulatory factor yields the protein MTAAATTTLEISISSYEDILVARQHARTEAQRMGFGMINQTKIVTAVSELARNIVVHAGKGRMRLSPTPNNSGLTLEFTDHGPGFKDVDQAMSRSVSTTNSLGLGLSGARSLSDAFDIRSTPGKGTTVTITKYLKK from the coding sequence ATGACGGCCGCCGCAACCACGACTTTGGAAATATCCATCAGCAGCTACGAAGACATCCTGGTCGCCCGACAACACGCCCGAACCGAGGCCCAGCGCATGGGCTTCGGGATGATCAACCAGACCAAGATCGTCACCGCGGTTTCGGAGCTGGCCAGAAACATCGTCGTCCATGCCGGCAAGGGCCGGATGCGCCTCAGTCCGACGCCCAACAACAGCGGCCTGACCCTGGAATTCACGGACCACGGTCCGGGCTTCAAGGACGTGGACCAAGCCATGAGCCGGAGCGTCAGCACCACCAATTCCCTGGGCTTGGGCCTGAGCGGGGCCCGCTCTCTGAGCGACGCCTTTGACATTCGGTCCACGCCTGGCAAGGGCACGACCGTGACCATCACCAAATATCTGAAAAAATGA
- a CDS encoding response regulator codes for MRTLIVDDSTARFLLQEMIAHLGSNEVAANGEEGLRAFLRAHVEGAPYDLILLDVMMPIMDGLTALQEIRNQEEAMGINPMSRVRIIMVTASNSPETVRAAYSKNHHADGYLVKPVDKFLVMEVIRSVMSNSRDQRG; via the coding sequence ATGCGAACTTTGATCGTTGACGACAGTACCGCGCGGTTCCTGCTCCAGGAGATGATCGCGCATCTGGGGAGCAACGAGGTGGCGGCCAACGGAGAGGAGGGACTGCGGGCTTTTCTTCGCGCCCATGTCGAGGGCGCTCCCTACGACTTGATTCTTCTTGATGTGATGATGCCGATCATGGATGGACTGACTGCATTGCAGGAAATCCGCAACCAAGAGGAGGCCATGGGGATCAACCCAATGAGTCGGGTCAGGATCATCATGGTCACGGCCTCGAACAGCCCGGAAACAGTCCGGGCGGCCTATAGCAAGAACCATCACGCGGACGGATATCTGGTCAAGCCCGTGGATAAATTCCTCGTCATGGAAGTCATTCGGAGCGTTATGAGCAATTCCAGAGATCAACGCGGCTGA